The Deltaproteobacteria bacterium genome segment AGAGAAAAAGGGGAAAGGAGGGCAAAAGTATGAAAACGGTAAGGCGCGCAAAGCAAGGGTTGGAGAAGAAGGGGAATGGGGTTAAAAAATCGCTGAAAAAACCCGTCAAGAAGGCCACGAGAGAAATTGCGGGGTTGAAAGAGAAAATGGCCAAGAAGAGTGCAGAGAAGGCGAAGAGGTTGATCTCCCCAAGAGAAGCCCTGGTTAAGAAACTTAAGGATGAACTGGCCCGAAAAGAAAAAATAATTGCCGCCAGCAAAAAAAGTCTGCTGCAAAAAGCCCAAGAGAGTCTTCTTGAACTCAAAAGCAAGGCGGGAACCGAAGCCAAAAGGTTAATGACCGAAGCCGAAAAGAGGGCCAAAAATGTGGGCACCCAGAAGGATTCCTTGGTCCAGAGAATCAGGAAAGAGTTGGCCGAAAAGGAAAAGATGATCAGAGAAAGCCAAAAAACCTTTAGAGAAACGATGGCCCAAGCGGGGAGGGAAGTCTCCGCTCTCAAAGAAAAGACGAGCCAGAGCATCCTGGAAATGAAAAGTAAGGTCGGTGCCGAGGTCAAAAAATTAAAGGAAGAATTAGAAGCAAAAAGCAAGGCGCTCCGGGGAAAAGTTACGGAACTTGAAGAATACCGGAAGGCCGCCGAAGGCAAACTCTTTGAGCTCTAAGCCAAAGTTAAAGAATTTGCAGCCAAGGTTATGCCCACGGAAAAAGAACGGCCGGGACTGGTGACTTTCAAGGGAAACCCCTTGACCCTGTTGGGCGAAGAAGTAAAGGTGGGAGATAAGGCTCCCAATTTTAAGGTATTAGACAACTCGATGCAACCTGCGACCCTGGAATCCTACCAAGGTAAAATCAAAATCATCACCGCCGTTCCGTCCCTGGACACTCCGGTATGCAACACGGAGACCCGCAGGTTTAACCAAGAGGCGGATAAACTGCCAGAGAACGTGGCCATCCTCACCATCAGCATGGATTTACCTTTTGCCCAGGCGCGCTGGTGCGCGGCGGCGGGAGTGGAGAAGGTCAAAACTTTTTCGGATTACCGGGACCATTCATTTGGTTTGGCGTACGGCGTGCTGGTCAAGGAACTTAAGCTTCTGGCCAGGTCGGTCTTCATCGTCGATGATCAGGACATCATCCGCTATGTGGAGCTGGTGCCGGAAATCGCCCAAGAGCCGGACTATGACCGAATCCTGAATGCCGTTCGAGCCCTGCTGTAATAACATAAGGGTTCAAGGGGTCAAGGGTTGGACCCTCGAATCCTTGAACCCTATTTTCTTGCATTGGAGGGGGATGCTCGATTTTAATAAAAAAAGATGCAAAAGGAAAAAATAATGAAAAATTCTTTCCAAGAGGAAATTGCCAGCATGAAAGATTGGCTGGTGGAGATCCGCAGAACGATTCACATGCACCCGGAACTGATGTTTGAAGAGGTCGAAACCTCCAGGTTGGTTTCCGCC includes the following:
- the tpx gene encoding thiol peroxidase, giving the protein MPTEKERPGLVTFKGNPLTLLGEEVKVGDKAPNFKVLDNSMQPATLESYQGKIKIITAVPSLDTPVCNTETRRFNQEADKLPENVAILTISMDLPFAQARWCAAAGVEKVKTFSDYRDHSFGLAYGVLVKELKLLARSVFIVDDQDIIRYVELVPEIAQEPDYDRILNAVRALL